A single region of the Pseudosulfitobacter pseudonitzschiae genome encodes:
- a CDS encoding aldose 1-epimerase family protein, producing MVKLYGKNLTRHEAEAVSGSLGHAAGVRMMTLGDGLERGIRMLEFRTGSGLRFTVLVDRAMDIADCEHNGRAIGWHSPAGFRNPALSDYEGEGGLGWMRSFSGLMVTCGLDHILFMAETPTPEYVYGPRATAKHSLHGRVGTIPARLTGYGERWEGDRCILWAEGVVTQGTVFGEHLELHRRIEIEVGSDDIQLSDRVVNRGFYETPHMFCYHINVGHPVTEEGTRYLAPVREVVWAAHADEYDRQGVGYRKISEPKMGFHEQVWQHEMVADTNGNVPVALVNDRLGLGFLVTTRKDQFPCMYEWQNLQAGQYAVGIEPSTNHVLGNLGARDRDELIRLSHGEERRYDTTFTILPDADAIAQAEAQIVAIAQQPDEDFPTPSGQFRPIGGRA from the coding sequence ATGGTAAAGCTATACGGCAAGAACCTGACACGTCACGAGGCAGAGGCCGTCAGCGGCTCTCTCGGTCATGCGGCCGGTGTGCGGATGATGACACTGGGGGATGGGCTGGAGCGGGGCATTCGGATGCTGGAGTTTCGGACCGGCTCCGGTCTGCGTTTTACAGTGCTGGTGGATCGTGCGATGGACATCGCCGATTGCGAACACAACGGTCGAGCGATCGGCTGGCATTCACCGGCCGGTTTCCGCAATCCGGCGCTCAGCGACTACGAAGGCGAAGGCGGCCTGGGCTGGATGCGCAGCTTTTCCGGCCTGATGGTGACCTGCGGGTTGGATCATATCCTGTTCATGGCCGAAACACCGACGCCTGAATATGTCTATGGCCCCCGCGCCACGGCCAAACATTCCCTGCATGGGCGCGTAGGCACCATTCCCGCACGTCTGACCGGCTACGGCGAAAGATGGGAAGGCGACCGCTGCATCCTGTGGGCCGAAGGGGTCGTGACCCAAGGTACGGTTTTTGGGGAACATCTGGAACTGCACCGCCGGATCGAGATCGAAGTCGGCAGCGACGACATCCAACTGTCGGACCGCGTGGTAAACCGCGGCTTTTATGAAACGCCGCATATGTTTTGCTATCACATCAACGTGGGCCATCCGGTGACCGAGGAAGGCACGCGCTACCTTGCGCCCGTCCGCGAGGTAGTCTGGGCTGCGCATGCCGACGAATACGACCGGCAAGGTGTGGGCTATCGCAAGATCTCCGAGCCGAAAATGGGATTTCACGAGCAGGTCTGGCAGCATGAGATGGTTGCCGACACGAACGGCAACGTGCCCGTTGCCTTGGTCAACGACCGGCTTGGTCTGGGTTTCTTGGTAACAACACGCAAGGACCAGTTCCCCTGCATGTACGAATGGCAAAACCTTCAGGCCGGTCAGTATGCCGTGGGCATCGAGCCGTCGACCAATCATGTGCTTGGCAATCTGGGCGCGCGTGACCGCGACGAGCTGATCCGCCTGAGCCACGGCGAGGAACGACGCTATGACACAACGTTCACCATCCTGCCTGACGCGGATGCAATCGCGCAGGCCGAGGCGCAGATTGTCGCCATAGCTCAGCAACCAGACGAGGATTTTCCAACACCATCAGGCCAGTTCCGGCCGATAGGAGGCCGCGCATGA
- a CDS encoding ABC transporter ATP-binding protein, translating to MASISFRNVTKRFGDTVAVDNVTLDIRDNAFFCLFGPPLSGKSTILKLILGLEHPDEGEILIDGRPVTNVSPAKRNVAMVFQNLALFPHMTALKNIRFPLVERRIDPQTIAARVTDVTDKLHIGHILHKPPAQLSGGERQRVAIARALVRDPVAYLMDDPISALDARLREETRVELRRIQQQMGKTLVYVTHDQEEAMSVADSMAIFENGKVRQTGKPEDLYRHPNSTYVASMLGAPAMNVVPMGLASGLQVPNMPTRAESLGVRPENLRIASGQGATITEVEPLGGFTTLTVDLQGTPLRATLRGQPRFSAGESVALSVDAGRAHFFDPAGAVLVAQ from the coding sequence ATGGCTTCGATTTCCTTTCGCAATGTGACCAAGCGGTTTGGCGACACCGTGGCCGTGGACAACGTCACACTCGATATCCGCGACAACGCGTTTTTCTGCCTGTTCGGCCCGCCGCTGTCGGGCAAGTCGACGATCCTCAAGCTGATCCTGGGACTCGAGCATCCCGACGAGGGCGAGATTTTGATTGATGGTCGTCCTGTGACCAACGTCAGCCCCGCCAAACGCAACGTGGCGATGGTGTTTCAGAACCTTGCGCTGTTCCCGCATATGACCGCGTTGAAGAACATCCGTTTTCCACTGGTCGAACGGCGCATCGACCCACAAACGATTGCCGCGCGGGTGACGGATGTAACCGACAAGCTGCACATCGGTCACATCCTGCACAAGCCGCCCGCCCAGCTTTCCGGCGGCGAGCGGCAGCGCGTGGCGATTGCGCGTGCGTTGGTGCGTGATCCGGTGGCCTATCTGATGGACGACCCGATTTCGGCGCTGGACGCCCGCCTGCGGGAAGAAACCCGCGTCGAGTTGCGCCGCATTCAGCAGCAGATGGGCAAGACGCTGGTCTATGTGACCCACGATCAGGAAGAAGCGATGTCGGTCGCTGACAGCATGGCAATTTTCGAGAACGGCAAGGTGCGCCAGACCGGCAAGCCCGAAGACCTGTATCGCCACCCCAATTCCACCTATGTGGCGTCGATGCTGGGGGCACCTGCGATGAACGTGGTTCCGATGGGGCTGGCATCCGGTTTGCAGGTTCCGAATATGCCTACACGCGCAGAAAGCCTAGGCGTGCGGCCAGAAAATCTGCGCATCGCCTCCGGTCAGGGTGCCACGATCACCGAAGTTGAACCGCTCGGCGGGTTCACGACACTGACGGTCGATCTACAGGGCACCCCATTGCGCGCGACTCTGCGCGGACAGCCGAGATTTTCGGCGGGAGAGAGCGTGGCGCTGTCTGTCGATGCCGGACGGGCGCATTTCTTTGACCCCGCCGGTGCAGTTCTAGTGGCGCAGTAA
- a CDS encoding sugar phosphate isomerase/epimerase family protein, whose translation MMQTGIFSGYFPYDLKKTAEVIRGHDFNTVQLDLHFKDIDVTDGQVTAEKCRTIRDTFRDHHLPISCISAYTNIVHPDAGERTKRNGRLKEILAHAQYLGSPYVISETGTFDTDSDWVHHPKNKTEEGWDDCRTVIADLAQHAYDHGSVFLLETYVNNVVGSVEETLRMFAEVDHPGLGLLMDPTNYFEAHNIDDMDKILNQVFDALSDKIKIGHAKDVKRSGDDKSEKHSDIGDDSAAESHTFRGVGEIELPAPGLGELNYDLYFQRLAKKHPNIPMIIEHLDESDVPRAKKFIDGKMRANGC comes from the coding sequence ATGATGCAAACAGGAATTTTTTCGGGATATTTCCCGTATGATCTGAAAAAGACGGCCGAGGTTATTCGTGGCCACGATTTCAACACTGTGCAGCTGGACCTGCACTTCAAGGACATCGACGTGACCGATGGACAGGTCACAGCCGAGAAATGCCGCACCATCCGCGACACGTTCCGCGATCACCATCTGCCGATTTCTTGTATCTCGGCCTATACCAACATCGTGCATCCCGACGCCGGTGAACGCACTAAGCGCAACGGTCGGCTCAAGGAAATTCTGGCCCATGCGCAATATCTGGGCTCACCCTATGTGATTTCGGAAACGGGCACTTTTGATACTGACAGTGATTGGGTGCATCATCCCAAGAACAAAACCGAAGAGGGCTGGGACGACTGCCGCACGGTGATCGCGGATCTGGCGCAACACGCTTATGATCACGGCTCCGTTTTCCTGCTGGAAACCTACGTCAACAACGTCGTTGGATCGGTCGAGGAAACACTGCGCATGTTCGCCGAGGTGGATCACCCGGGTCTTGGATTGTTGATGGATCCGACCAACTATTTCGAAGCGCACAACATCGACGATATGGACAAGATTCTGAACCAGGTGTTTGACGCCCTGTCGGACAAGATCAAGATCGGCCACGCCAAAGATGTAAAACGCTCGGGCGATGACAAGTCGGAAAAACACTCGGATATTGGCGACGATAGCGCCGCAGAAAGCCACACCTTCCGCGGGGTGGGCGAGATCGAGCTGCCCGCACCGGGGCTGGGCGAGCTGAACTATGACCTCTACTTCCAGCGATTGGCCAAAAAACACCCGAACATTCCGATGATCATCGAGCACCTGGATGAATCGGATGTGCCGCGCGCGAAGAAGTTTATTGATGGCAAAATGCGCGCCAACGGTTGCTGA
- a CDS encoding Gfo/Idh/MocA family protein produces MNDFAVQPDPEIRVRKYKIGAIGAGMIMAECHLAAYAEAGFPVVAIASRTKANAQAVADRWKIGTVHDTPEDLIADSEVEIVDIAYPPDQQPQLIRKALASPNIKAVLAQKPLALTLEEARALRDEASAAGKPLSVNQNMRYDQSMQVLKQLLDRNALGDPVFAQIDMHAIPHWQGFLKGYDRLTLSNMSVHHLDALRFLFGDPDEVTTVTRTDPRTEFNHEDGIVVTTLRFPSGLMALSTEDVWSGPRQEGYDDDQSITWRVEGTKGVAKGTIGWPTGAASTLSYNSITETNGKWVTPEWDTMWFPHAFIGVMEQLQHAIDTGTPPVLNVADNVRTMALVETAYQSINKGRTVRLDLTKD; encoded by the coding sequence ATGAACGACTTTGCCGTGCAGCCCGATCCCGAAATTCGGGTGCGCAAGTACAAGATAGGGGCGATTGGCGCGGGCATGATCATGGCCGAATGCCATCTGGCGGCCTATGCCGAGGCGGGTTTTCCGGTGGTCGCCATCGCGTCGCGCACAAAGGCTAACGCCCAAGCGGTCGCAGACCGCTGGAAGATCGGCACTGTCCATGACACGCCCGAGGACCTGATTGCGGATTCCGAGGTCGAGATCGTGGATATCGCCTATCCGCCCGACCAGCAGCCGCAATTGATCCGCAAGGCGCTGGCGTCCCCCAACATCAAAGCCGTTCTGGCGCAAAAGCCGCTGGCGCTGACGCTGGAAGAAGCCCGCGCCCTGCGCGACGAGGCAAGTGCCGCAGGCAAGCCGCTCTCGGTGAACCAGAACATGCGCTATGACCAATCGATGCAGGTACTCAAGCAATTGTTGGACCGCAATGCACTAGGCGATCCTGTGTTCGCGCAGATCGACATGCACGCGATCCCGCATTGGCAAGGGTTTCTGAAAGGATATGACCGCCTGACGTTGTCGAACATGTCGGTTCACCATCTTGACGCGCTGCGTTTCCTGTTTGGCGATCCGGACGAGGTCACGACGGTGACCCGCACGGATCCTCGCACGGAATTCAACCACGAGGACGGCATTGTTGTCACCACGCTGCGGTTTCCGTCGGGCCTGATGGCGCTGAGCACCGAGGACGTGTGGTCGGGACCGCGCCAAGAGGGATACGACGATGATCAATCCATCACCTGGCGCGTCGAGGGCACGAAGGGCGTGGCCAAGGGCACGATCGGCTGGCCCACAGGGGCTGCATCGACGCTGTCTTATAATTCCATCACCGAAACGAATGGCAAATGGGTCACGCCCGAGTGGGACACCATGTGGTTCCCCCACGCATTCATCGGCGTGATGGAACAGCTTCAACATGCCATCGACACCGGCACACCGCCGGTTTTGAACGTCGCCGATAACGTCCGCACAATGGCGCTGGTCGAGACAGCCTATCAATCCATCAACAAGGGCCGGACCGTCCGGCTTGACCTAACCAAAGACTGA